One stretch of Prunus persica cultivar Lovell chromosome G1, Prunus_persica_NCBIv2, whole genome shotgun sequence DNA includes these proteins:
- the LOC18791161 gene encoding DEAD-box ATP-dependent RNA helicase 58, chloroplastic isoform X2: MATATLSATQLLPLSLPKPSQKPRHAHFPFQSLNHSPRLFSSNGFVSNCSPIQALLNSTPITTEAGSEPEPFTLRQICQSHVPDHVLCKMEELGFVVPTPVQRQALPTLFSGRDCILHAQTGSGKTLTYLLLVFSIVNARRSAVQALIVVPTRELGMQVTKVARMLATKPKEGELEQKSCTVMALLDGGMLMRHKSWLKAEPPTIVVATIGSLCQMLEKHMIKLEAMRVLVIDEVDFMFSSKQVSSLRKLLTSYSSINTRQTVFASASIPQHKIFLDKCIQQKWTKNDTIHVHVNPVEPMPSCLHHRFVICLKNRRHETLLSLLQSDAPQSAIVFVGEQSEKSKKAGNASSATLLINFLKASYEGYSDILLLEEDMNFNSRAASLSEVRQAGSYLLVSTDIAARGLDLPETTHIYNYDLPRTAIDYLHRAGRTGFKKSINFCILNVYIVLTIDGQDYPLQQGHGYIG; encoded by the exons ATGGCAACGGCTACACTTTCAGCTACTCAGCTTCTCCCTCTGTCACTCCCTAAACCCTCTCAAAAACCCCGTCATGCCCATTTTCCCTTTCAATCCCTAAACCATAGCCCTAGACTTTTCTCCTCCAATGGTTTCGTATCCAACTGTAGCCCAATACAGGCACTTCTGAACTCCACACCTATCACCACCGAAGCTGGCTCCGAACCAGAACCCTTCACCCTCCGTCAAATTTGCCAATCCCACGTGCCCGACCACGTGCTCTGCAAAATGGAGGAACTGGGATTCGTTGTACCAACGCCCGTACAAAGGCAAGCTCTGCCGACTCTGTTCTCGGGCCGCGATTGTATTCTTCACGCGCAG ACAGGTTCTGGGAAGACGCTGACATACCTGCTTTTGGTGTTTTCTATTGTGAACGCTCGAAGATCAGCTGTTCAAGCTCTCATTGTGGTGCCCACTAGGGAGCTTGGCATGCAA GTTACAAAGGTTGCTCGGATGTTGGCTACGAAGCCCAAGGAAGGCGAATTGGAGCAGAAATCCTGTACTGTTATGGCTCTTTTAGATGGAGGAATGTTGATGAGGCACAAGAGTTGGTTAAAG GCGGAGCCCCCTACTATTGTGGTGGCAACAATTGGGAGTTTGTGCCAAATGCTTGAGAAGCATATGATTAAGCTTGAAGCAATGCGAGTGCTGGTAATTGATGAG GTTGATTTCATGTTCAGTTCCAAACAAGTCAGTTCTCTTCGGAAGCTTTTGACTTCCTATTCGTCGATCAATACCCGTCAGACGGTTTTTGCCAGTGCTTCCATTCCTCAGCACAAAATCTTTTTAGATAAGTGTATACAGCAGAAATGGACCAAG AATGATACAATTCATGTCCATGTCAATCCAGTTGAGCCTATGCCATCATGTTTACATCATAGATTTGTG ATATGCCTAAAAAATAGAAGGCATGAGACCTTGTTGTCCTTGTTACAGTCTGATGCACCACAGTCTgctattgtttttgttggtgaGCAG TCTGAGAAGTCAAAAAAAGCTGGAAATGCTTCTTCAGCAActctattaattaatttcttgaaGGCTTCATATGAGGGATATTCAGACATCCTCCTTTTGGAAGAAGACATGAATTTCAATTCACGAGCAGCTTCTCTGTCT GAAGTGAGACAAGCAGGCAGCTATCTTCTTGTATCAACAGACATAGCAGCCAGAGGGCTTGACTTGCCAGAAACTACTCATATATACAACTATGATCTGCCAAGAACTGCTATTGATTATCTTCATCGAGCTGGAAGAACAG GTTtcaaaaaaagtataaatttctgCATCCTCAACGTATACATTGTCTTAACTATTGATGGACAAGATTATCCTCTCCAACAAGGCCATGGATACATTGGATGA
- the LOC18789353 gene encoding glucose-1-phosphate adenylyltransferase large subunit 3, chloroplastic/amyloplastic, with amino-acid sequence MAVSADHCRISLSAPSQLCGAAGFSGRRQRVVKFCNGDLMGKKLNLTQLQLGAANVKKNGGVGKHVCMSLTTDVPVGEAKLRDIDIEKRDPRTVVAIILGGGAGTRLFPLTKRRAKPAVPIGGAYRLIDVPMSNCINSGINKVYILTQFNSTSLNRHISRAYNFGSGTSFGDGCVEVLAATQTPGAAGQKWFQGTADAVRQFHWLFEDARSKDIEDVLILSGDHLYRMDYLDFVQNHRQSGADITISCLPMDDSRASDFGLMKIDKKGRVLSFSEKPKGDDLKAMAVDTTVLGLSVEEALKKPYIASMGVYVFKKEILLNLLRWRFPTANDFGSEIIPASAKEFFIKAYLFNDYWEDIGTIRSFFEANLALTEHPNKFSFYDAAKPMYTSRRNLPPSKIDNSKIVDSIISHGSFITDSFIEHSVVGIRSRINSNVHLKDTVMLGADYYETDAEVASLLAEGRVPVGIGENTKIKDCIIDKNARIGKNVVIANSEGVQEADRSSEGFYIRSGITIILKNSVIVDGLVI; translated from the exons atggcAGTGTCGGCTGATCATTGCCGGATTTCGCTCTCCGCCCCCAGCCAACTGTGTGGGGCTGCCGGGTTTTCGGGGAGGAGGCAGAGGGTTGTGAAGTTTTGCAATGGAGACTTGATGGGGAAGAAGCTGAACCTGACCCAGCTTCAGCTTGGAGCTGCTAATGTTAAAAAGAACGGTGGGGTTGGGAAACATGTTTGCATGTCTCTCACTACCGATGTGCCAGTTGGCGAGGCCAAG TTGAGGGACATAGATATAGAGAAGCGGGACCCACGGACAGTTGTTGCGATCATACTGGGAGGTGGAGCTGGGACTCGGCTTTTCCCACTCACCAAGAGGCGTGCCAAACCTGCT GTCCCAATAGGGGGAGCATACAGGCTGATTGATGTGCCAATGAGCAACTGCATCAACAGTGGAATCAACAAAGTTTATATCCTCACTCAGTTCAACTCAACATCACTCAACAGGCATATTTCCCGCGCTTACAACTTTGGCAGTGGCACCAGCTTTGGCGACGGCTGTGTAGAG GTTCTAGCAGCAACTCAAACTCCAGGAGCGGCAGGCCAGAAGTGGTTCCAGGGTACTGCAGACGCCGTGCGGCAGTTCCATTGGCTTTTCGAG GATGCAAGAAGCAAGGATATTGAGGATGTTCTGATCCTGTCTGGTGATCATTTGTATCGAATGGACTACTTGGACTTTGTTCAA AATCATAGGCAGAGTGGTGCAGATATTACCATTTCTTGTTTGCCGATGGATGACAG CCGAGCCTCAGATTTTGGTCTAATGAAGATAGATAAGAAAGGACGGGTCCTATCGTTCAGCGAAAAACCTAAAGGAGACGACCTGAAGGCAATG GCAGTAGATACAACCGTTTTGGGACTTTCTGTGGAGGAGGCTCTAAAGAAACCATACATTGCTTCCATGGGAGTGTATGTCTTCAAGAAGGAGATACTTCTGAATCTTTTAAG ATGGCGTTTTCCGACTGCAAATGACTTTGGATCAGAGATAATCCCCGCCTCAGCTAAAGAATTCTTCATTAAG GCTTATCTGTTCAATGATTACTGGGAAGACATAGGGACCATCAGATCCTTCTTTGAGGCAAACCTTGCCCTCACCGAGCAT CCAAACAAGTTCAGTTTTTACGATGCAGCAAAGCCGATGTATACTTCAAGAAGAAACTTGCCTCCATCAAAGATTGACAATAGCAAG ATCGTTGACTCCATCATATCACATGGAAGTTTCATAACTGATAGCTTTATAGAGCACAGTGTTGTCGGTATCAGATCTCGAATAAACTCAAATGTACACTTAAAG GACACAGTAATGCTTGGTGCTGATTACTATGAAACCGATGCTGAAGTGGCATCACTATTAGCTGAAGGAAGAGTTCCTGTTGGAATTGGAGAGAACACAAAAATCAA AGACTGCATCATTGACAAAAATGCAAGAATCGGCAAGAATGTTGTTATTGCAAACTCAGAG GGCGTACAGGAGGCTGACAGATCTTCTGAAGGGTTTTACATCCGATCTGGTATAACCATCATATTGAAAAATTCGGTCATCGTAGATGGACTTGTGATCTAA
- the LOC18791161 gene encoding DEAD-box ATP-dependent RNA helicase 58, chloroplastic isoform X5: MQVTKVARMLATKPKEGELEQKSCTVMALLDGGMLMRHKSWLKAEPPTIVVATIGSLCQMLEKHMIKLEAMRVLVIDEVDFMFSSKQVSSLRKLLTSYSSINTRQTVFASASIPQHKIFLDKCIQQKWTKNDTIHVHVNPVEPMPSCLHHRFVICLKNRRHETLLSLLQSDAPQSAIVFVGEQSEKSKKAGNASSATLLINFLKASYEGYSDILLLEEDMNFNSRAASLSEVRQAGSYLLVSTDIAARGLDLPETTHIYNYDLPRTAIDYLHRAGRTGRKPFSDKKCSVTSIIISKERFVLEKYENELMFNCEELIV; this comes from the exons ATGCAA GTTACAAAGGTTGCTCGGATGTTGGCTACGAAGCCCAAGGAAGGCGAATTGGAGCAGAAATCCTGTACTGTTATGGCTCTTTTAGATGGAGGAATGTTGATGAGGCACAAGAGTTGGTTAAAG GCGGAGCCCCCTACTATTGTGGTGGCAACAATTGGGAGTTTGTGCCAAATGCTTGAGAAGCATATGATTAAGCTTGAAGCAATGCGAGTGCTGGTAATTGATGAG GTTGATTTCATGTTCAGTTCCAAACAAGTCAGTTCTCTTCGGAAGCTTTTGACTTCCTATTCGTCGATCAATACCCGTCAGACGGTTTTTGCCAGTGCTTCCATTCCTCAGCACAAAATCTTTTTAGATAAGTGTATACAGCAGAAATGGACCAAG AATGATACAATTCATGTCCATGTCAATCCAGTTGAGCCTATGCCATCATGTTTACATCATAGATTTGTG ATATGCCTAAAAAATAGAAGGCATGAGACCTTGTTGTCCTTGTTACAGTCTGATGCACCACAGTCTgctattgtttttgttggtgaGCAG TCTGAGAAGTCAAAAAAAGCTGGAAATGCTTCTTCAGCAActctattaattaatttcttgaaGGCTTCATATGAGGGATATTCAGACATCCTCCTTTTGGAAGAAGACATGAATTTCAATTCACGAGCAGCTTCTCTGTCT GAAGTGAGACAAGCAGGCAGCTATCTTCTTGTATCAACAGACATAGCAGCCAGAGGGCTTGACTTGCCAGAAACTACTCATATATACAACTATGATCTGCCAAGAACTGCTATTGATTATCTTCATCGAGCTGGAAGAACAGGTAGAAAACCGTTTTCAGACAAAAAATGCTCTGTTACAAGCATTATAATCTCAAAGGAGCGGTTTGTTttggaaaaatatgaaaacgaACTGATGTTTAACTGCGAAGAGCTAATTGTGTAG
- the LOC18791161 gene encoding DEAD-box ATP-dependent RNA helicase 58, chloroplastic isoform X1, with protein sequence MATATLSATQLLPLSLPKPSQKPRHAHFPFQSLNHSPRLFSSNGFVSNCSPIQALLNSTPITTEAGSEPEPFTLRQICQSHVPDHVLCKMEELGFVVPTPVQRQALPTLFSGRDCILHAQTGSGKTLTYLLLVFSIVNARRSAVQALIVVPTRELGMQVTKVARMLATKPKEGELEQKSCTVMALLDGGMLMRHKSWLKAEPPTIVVATIGSLCQMLEKHMIKLEAMRVLVIDEVDFMFSSKQVSSLRKLLTSYSSINTRQTVFASASIPQHKIFLDKCIQQKWTKNDTIHVHVNPVEPMPSCLHHRFVICLKNRRHETLLSLLQSDAPQSAIVFVGEQSEKSKKAGNASSATLLINFLKASYEGYSDILLLEEDMNFNSRAASLSEVRQAGSYLLVSTDIAARGLDLPETTHIYNYDLPRTAIDYLHRAGRTGRKPFSDKKCSVTSIIISKERFVLEKYENELMFNCEELIV encoded by the exons ATGGCAACGGCTACACTTTCAGCTACTCAGCTTCTCCCTCTGTCACTCCCTAAACCCTCTCAAAAACCCCGTCATGCCCATTTTCCCTTTCAATCCCTAAACCATAGCCCTAGACTTTTCTCCTCCAATGGTTTCGTATCCAACTGTAGCCCAATACAGGCACTTCTGAACTCCACACCTATCACCACCGAAGCTGGCTCCGAACCAGAACCCTTCACCCTCCGTCAAATTTGCCAATCCCACGTGCCCGACCACGTGCTCTGCAAAATGGAGGAACTGGGATTCGTTGTACCAACGCCCGTACAAAGGCAAGCTCTGCCGACTCTGTTCTCGGGCCGCGATTGTATTCTTCACGCGCAG ACAGGTTCTGGGAAGACGCTGACATACCTGCTTTTGGTGTTTTCTATTGTGAACGCTCGAAGATCAGCTGTTCAAGCTCTCATTGTGGTGCCCACTAGGGAGCTTGGCATGCAA GTTACAAAGGTTGCTCGGATGTTGGCTACGAAGCCCAAGGAAGGCGAATTGGAGCAGAAATCCTGTACTGTTATGGCTCTTTTAGATGGAGGAATGTTGATGAGGCACAAGAGTTGGTTAAAG GCGGAGCCCCCTACTATTGTGGTGGCAACAATTGGGAGTTTGTGCCAAATGCTTGAGAAGCATATGATTAAGCTTGAAGCAATGCGAGTGCTGGTAATTGATGAG GTTGATTTCATGTTCAGTTCCAAACAAGTCAGTTCTCTTCGGAAGCTTTTGACTTCCTATTCGTCGATCAATACCCGTCAGACGGTTTTTGCCAGTGCTTCCATTCCTCAGCACAAAATCTTTTTAGATAAGTGTATACAGCAGAAATGGACCAAG AATGATACAATTCATGTCCATGTCAATCCAGTTGAGCCTATGCCATCATGTTTACATCATAGATTTGTG ATATGCCTAAAAAATAGAAGGCATGAGACCTTGTTGTCCTTGTTACAGTCTGATGCACCACAGTCTgctattgtttttgttggtgaGCAG TCTGAGAAGTCAAAAAAAGCTGGAAATGCTTCTTCAGCAActctattaattaatttcttgaaGGCTTCATATGAGGGATATTCAGACATCCTCCTTTTGGAAGAAGACATGAATTTCAATTCACGAGCAGCTTCTCTGTCT GAAGTGAGACAAGCAGGCAGCTATCTTCTTGTATCAACAGACATAGCAGCCAGAGGGCTTGACTTGCCAGAAACTACTCATATATACAACTATGATCTGCCAAGAACTGCTATTGATTATCTTCATCGAGCTGGAAGAACAGGTAGAAAACCGTTTTCAGACAAAAAATGCTCTGTTACAAGCATTATAATCTCAAAGGAGCGGTTTGTTttggaaaaatatgaaaacgaACTGATGTTTAACTGCGAAGAGCTAATTGTGTAG
- the LOC18791161 gene encoding DEAD-box ATP-dependent RNA helicase 58, chloroplastic isoform X3: MATATLSATQLLPLSLPKPSQKPRHAHFPFQSLNHSPRLFSSNGFVSNCSPIQALLNSTPITTEAGSEPEPFTLRQICQSHVPDHVLCKMEELGFVVPTPVQRQALPTLFSGRDCILHAQTGSGKTLTYLLLVFSIVNARRSAVQALIVVPTRELGMQVTKVARMLATKPKEGELEQKSCTVMALLDGGMLMRHKSWLKAEPPTIVVATIGSLCQMLEKHMIKLEAMRVLVIDEVDFMFSSKQVSSLRKLLTSYSSINTRQTVFASASIPQHKIFLDKCIQQKWTKNDTIHVHVNPVEPMPSCLHHRFVICLKNRRHETLLSLLQSDAPQSAIVFVGEQSEKSKKAGNASSATLLINFLKASYEGYSDILLLEEDMNFNSRAASLSEVRQAGSYLLVSTDIAARGLDLPETTHIYNYDLPRTAIDYLHRAGRTEGTLEG, encoded by the exons ATGGCAACGGCTACACTTTCAGCTACTCAGCTTCTCCCTCTGTCACTCCCTAAACCCTCTCAAAAACCCCGTCATGCCCATTTTCCCTTTCAATCCCTAAACCATAGCCCTAGACTTTTCTCCTCCAATGGTTTCGTATCCAACTGTAGCCCAATACAGGCACTTCTGAACTCCACACCTATCACCACCGAAGCTGGCTCCGAACCAGAACCCTTCACCCTCCGTCAAATTTGCCAATCCCACGTGCCCGACCACGTGCTCTGCAAAATGGAGGAACTGGGATTCGTTGTACCAACGCCCGTACAAAGGCAAGCTCTGCCGACTCTGTTCTCGGGCCGCGATTGTATTCTTCACGCGCAG ACAGGTTCTGGGAAGACGCTGACATACCTGCTTTTGGTGTTTTCTATTGTGAACGCTCGAAGATCAGCTGTTCAAGCTCTCATTGTGGTGCCCACTAGGGAGCTTGGCATGCAA GTTACAAAGGTTGCTCGGATGTTGGCTACGAAGCCCAAGGAAGGCGAATTGGAGCAGAAATCCTGTACTGTTATGGCTCTTTTAGATGGAGGAATGTTGATGAGGCACAAGAGTTGGTTAAAG GCGGAGCCCCCTACTATTGTGGTGGCAACAATTGGGAGTTTGTGCCAAATGCTTGAGAAGCATATGATTAAGCTTGAAGCAATGCGAGTGCTGGTAATTGATGAG GTTGATTTCATGTTCAGTTCCAAACAAGTCAGTTCTCTTCGGAAGCTTTTGACTTCCTATTCGTCGATCAATACCCGTCAGACGGTTTTTGCCAGTGCTTCCATTCCTCAGCACAAAATCTTTTTAGATAAGTGTATACAGCAGAAATGGACCAAG AATGATACAATTCATGTCCATGTCAATCCAGTTGAGCCTATGCCATCATGTTTACATCATAGATTTGTG ATATGCCTAAAAAATAGAAGGCATGAGACCTTGTTGTCCTTGTTACAGTCTGATGCACCACAGTCTgctattgtttttgttggtgaGCAG TCTGAGAAGTCAAAAAAAGCTGGAAATGCTTCTTCAGCAActctattaattaatttcttgaaGGCTTCATATGAGGGATATTCAGACATCCTCCTTTTGGAAGAAGACATGAATTTCAATTCACGAGCAGCTTCTCTGTCT GAAGTGAGACAAGCAGGCAGCTATCTTCTTGTATCAACAGACATAGCAGCCAGAGGGCTTGACTTGCCAGAAACTACTCATATATACAACTATGATCTGCCAAGAACTGCTATTGATTATCTTCATCGAGCTGGAAGAACAG AAGGAACATTAGAAGGGTGA
- the LOC18789908 gene encoding E3 ubiquitin-protein ligase RHF1A → MASFAPSSSLNPKPVSALSFSSPDVVDDSYEDSCSICLEPFNCDDPATITSCKHEYHLHCILEWSQRSKECPICWQLLVLKDPACQGLLDAVQNETRSRSRKISSTAPQTFQHSYEDFDVEHDSFSDDSDLDERIMQHLAAASSRARYIRRREKQRSSGLGPSHVFIFSPHENGSGMQQTYPTSPEECQSYGSPRGDSPTSQRPPVIQPPPSFICSTAANNDVPYKPRVLYGQSSPDGPRRQSPSEMINLPESIKSKLSAASARYKESISRSTRGFKEKLVARNNSVKELSKGVQREMSAGIAGVARMFERLDLTPKKPGAPTPVSGRNGGTSNFKGKGVLENVIVQSCNKSSGRIADESSDGPSHITVAAPGRVGVEVSSAQSEH, encoded by the exons ATGGCCTCTTTCGctccctcttcttctctgaATCCGAAACCCGTTTCAGCtctatctttttcttctccagATGTTGTTGATGACAGCTATGAAGACTCCTGCAGTATCTGCCTTGAGCCTTTCAACTGCGATGACCCAGCCACT ATTACCAGCTGCAAACATGAATATCATCTTCACTGTATTTTAGAATG GTCACAAAGAAGTAAAGAATGCCCAATTTGTTGGCAGTTACTTGTCTTGAAGGATCCCGCTTG TCAAGGGCTTCTAGATGCTGTACAAAATGAGACGCGCTCAAGATCCAGAAAAATATCTTCCACGGCCCCCCAGACTTTTCAACATTCCTATGAGGACTTTGATGTTGAGCAC gACTCTTTCTCAGATGACTCTGATTTGGATGAGCGTATTATGCAGCATCTTGCTGCTGCTTCAAGCAGAGCTCGTTACATTCGCAGACGGGAAAAACAGAGATCTTCTGGCCTAGGTCCTTcccatgtttttattttctccccTCATGAAAATGGGAGTGGTATGCAGCAAACATACCCAACGTCTCCAGAAGAATGCCAAAGTTATGGGTCACCCAGAGGTGATTCACCAACTTCTCAAAGGCCACCTGTTATTCAACCTCCACCATCTTTTATCTGCAGCACTGCCGCCAATAATGATGTTCCTTACAAACCAAG AGTGCTTTATGGCCAGTCATCACCTGATGGTCCACGCAGACAAAGCCCATCTGAGATGATCAATTTGCCTGAGTCTATCAAATCCAAGTTATCTGCTGCCTCAGCCAG ATACAAAGAGTCAATCTCTAGAAGCACTCGAGGCTTTAAGGAGAAGCTAGTTGCTCGTAACAACTCAGTCAAGGAGCTCAGCAAAGGAGTTCAGCGTGAGATGAGTGCAGGAATTGCTGGTGTTGCACGAATGTTTGAGCGCCTAGACCTTACCCCAAAGAAACCTGGAGCCCCAACTCCAGTTTCTGGTCGTAATGGAGGCACTTCAAACTTCAAGGGAAAAGGTGTGCTAGAGAATGTTATTGTTCAGTCTTGTAACAAAAGTAGCGGGAGAATCGCTGATGAGAGTTCAGATGGAC
- the LOC18791161 gene encoding DEAD-box ATP-dependent RNA helicase 58, chloroplastic isoform X4, translating to MATATLSATQLLPLSLPKPSQKPRHAHFPFQSLNHSPRLFSSNGFVSNCSPIQALLNSTPITTEAGSEPEPFTLRQICQSHVPDHVLCKMEELGFVVPTPVQRQALPTLFSGRDCILHAQTGSGKTLTYLLLVFSIVNARRSAVQALIVVPTRELGMQVTKVARMLATKPKEGELEQKSCTVMALLDGGMLMRHKSWLKAEPPTIVVATIGSLCQMLEKHMIKLEAMRVLVIDEVDFMFSSKQVSSLRKLLTSYSSINTRQTVFASASIPQHKIFLDKCIQQKWTKNDTIHVHVNPVEPMPSCLHHRFVICLKNRRHETLLSLLQSDAPQSAIVFVGEQSEKSKKAGNASSATLLINFLKASYEGYSDILLLEEDMNFNSRAASLS from the exons ATGGCAACGGCTACACTTTCAGCTACTCAGCTTCTCCCTCTGTCACTCCCTAAACCCTCTCAAAAACCCCGTCATGCCCATTTTCCCTTTCAATCCCTAAACCATAGCCCTAGACTTTTCTCCTCCAATGGTTTCGTATCCAACTGTAGCCCAATACAGGCACTTCTGAACTCCACACCTATCACCACCGAAGCTGGCTCCGAACCAGAACCCTTCACCCTCCGTCAAATTTGCCAATCCCACGTGCCCGACCACGTGCTCTGCAAAATGGAGGAACTGGGATTCGTTGTACCAACGCCCGTACAAAGGCAAGCTCTGCCGACTCTGTTCTCGGGCCGCGATTGTATTCTTCACGCGCAG ACAGGTTCTGGGAAGACGCTGACATACCTGCTTTTGGTGTTTTCTATTGTGAACGCTCGAAGATCAGCTGTTCAAGCTCTCATTGTGGTGCCCACTAGGGAGCTTGGCATGCAA GTTACAAAGGTTGCTCGGATGTTGGCTACGAAGCCCAAGGAAGGCGAATTGGAGCAGAAATCCTGTACTGTTATGGCTCTTTTAGATGGAGGAATGTTGATGAGGCACAAGAGTTGGTTAAAG GCGGAGCCCCCTACTATTGTGGTGGCAACAATTGGGAGTTTGTGCCAAATGCTTGAGAAGCATATGATTAAGCTTGAAGCAATGCGAGTGCTGGTAATTGATGAG GTTGATTTCATGTTCAGTTCCAAACAAGTCAGTTCTCTTCGGAAGCTTTTGACTTCCTATTCGTCGATCAATACCCGTCAGACGGTTTTTGCCAGTGCTTCCATTCCTCAGCACAAAATCTTTTTAGATAAGTGTATACAGCAGAAATGGACCAAG AATGATACAATTCATGTCCATGTCAATCCAGTTGAGCCTATGCCATCATGTTTACATCATAGATTTGTG ATATGCCTAAAAAATAGAAGGCATGAGACCTTGTTGTCCTTGTTACAGTCTGATGCACCACAGTCTgctattgtttttgttggtgaGCAG TCTGAGAAGTCAAAAAAAGCTGGAAATGCTTCTTCAGCAActctattaattaatttcttgaaGGCTTCATATGAGGGATATTCAGACATCCTCCTTTTGGAAGAAGACATGAATTTCAATTCACGAGCAGCTTCTCTGTCT TGA